Proteins from a genomic interval of Amycolatopsis sp. cg13:
- the rpsA gene encoding 30S ribosomal protein S1, producing the protein MTTDTATAPTAPTGAPQVAINDIGSEEDFLAAIDKTIKYFNDGDIVEGTIVKVDRDEVLLDIGYKTEGVIPSRELSIKHDVDPAEVVAVGDEVEALVLQKEDKEGRLILSKKRAQYERAWGTIEELKEKDEPVKGTVIEVVKGGLILDIGLRGFLPASLVEMRRVRDLQPYVGRELEAKIIELDKNRNNVVLSRRAYLEQTQSEVRSEFLNALAKGQVRKGVVSSIVNFGAFVDLGGVDGLVHVSELSWKHIDHPSEVVEVGQEVTVEVLDVDMDRERVSLSLKATQEDPWRQFARTHAIGQIVPGKVTKLVPFGAFVRVEEGIEGLVHISELAERHVEIPEQVVQVNGDVMVKVIDIDLERRRISLSLKQANEGVTPETEFDPTQYGMAAEYDTEGNYIYPEGFDPDTQEWQEGFDKQREEWERQYAEAHTRYEAHMAQVKKAAEADAEAAADAATGIEGGDQSYTSSAPVEAKSGGTLASDEQLAALREKLSGGA; encoded by the coding sequence ATGACCACCGACACCGCCACCGCCCCGACCGCCCCGACCGGGGCCCCGCAGGTCGCCATCAACGACATCGGGTCGGAGGAAGACTTCCTCGCGGCTATCGACAAGACGATCAAGTACTTCAACGATGGGGACATCGTCGAAGGCACCATCGTCAAGGTCGACCGCGACGAGGTCCTGCTCGACATCGGGTACAAGACCGAGGGCGTCATCCCCTCGCGCGAGCTGTCCATCAAGCACGATGTCGACCCGGCCGAGGTTGTCGCCGTCGGCGATGAGGTCGAAGCCCTCGTTCTCCAGAAGGAGGACAAGGAAGGCCGTCTGATCCTGTCCAAGAAGCGCGCGCAGTACGAGCGCGCCTGGGGCACGATCGAGGAGCTCAAGGAGAAGGACGAGCCCGTCAAGGGCACCGTCATCGAGGTCGTCAAGGGCGGCCTCATCCTGGACATCGGCCTGCGCGGCTTCCTGCCCGCGTCGCTGGTCGAGATGCGCCGGGTGCGCGACCTGCAGCCGTACGTCGGCCGCGAGCTCGAGGCGAAGATCATCGAGCTGGACAAGAACCGCAACAACGTGGTCCTGTCCCGCCGTGCCTACCTCGAGCAGACCCAGTCCGAGGTGCGCAGCGAGTTCCTCAACGCGCTCGCCAAGGGCCAGGTCCGCAAGGGCGTCGTGTCCTCCATCGTCAACTTCGGCGCCTTCGTGGACCTGGGCGGCGTCGACGGCCTGGTGCACGTCTCCGAGCTGTCCTGGAAGCACATCGACCACCCGTCCGAGGTCGTCGAGGTCGGCCAGGAGGTCACGGTCGAGGTCCTGGACGTCGACATGGACCGCGAGCGCGTCTCGCTGTCGCTGAAGGCGACCCAGGAAGACCCGTGGCGCCAGTTCGCCCGCACCCACGCGATCGGCCAGATCGTGCCGGGCAAGGTCACCAAGCTCGTCCCGTTCGGCGCGTTCGTCCGCGTCGAGGAGGGCATCGAGGGCCTGGTGCACATCTCCGAGCTGGCCGAGCGCCACGTGGAGATCCCGGAGCAGGTCGTGCAGGTCAACGGCGACGTCATGGTCAAGGTCATCGACATCGACCTCGAGCGCCGTCGCATCTCGCTGTCGCTGAAGCAGGCGAACGAGGGCGTCACGCCGGAGACCGAGTTCGACCCCACCCAGTACGGCATGGCCGCCGAGTACGACACCGAGGGGAACTACATCTACCCCGAGGGCTTCGACCCGGACACGCAGGAGTGGCAGGAAGGCTTCGACAAGCAGCGCGAGGAGTGGGAGCGGCAGTACGCCGAGGCCCACACGCGCTACGAGGCCCACATGGCCCAGGTCAAGAAGGCCGCCGAGGCCGACGCCGAAGCCGCTGCCGACGCTGCCACCGGCATCGAGGGCGGCGACCAGAGCTACACCTCGTCCGCCCCGGTCGAGGCGAAGAGCGGCGGCACGCTCGCCAGCGACGAGCAGCTCGCGGCCCTGCGCGAGAAGCTGTCGGGCGGCGCGTGA
- a CDS encoding TetR/AcrR family transcriptional regulator — translation MATRHLSTRPAEQHNRGRFLDAALTVLTERGVAGLTVRAVAEQAGASTITVYTRFGGRTGLLDALYERAFDLLGEELRDVPRSDGDGIADLVEVALAYRRFALESPARYGLMFERSVHDYDPDPALRSGVLRTSFAEFVAKIELVCPPDVVPQECGYLLWTAMHGLVSVELTIRSQSPLDDWFLDPAETAQETMYRRGVRATIDGLGLRN, via the coding sequence ATGGCCACCCGGCATCTCTCGACACGACCGGCGGAGCAGCACAACCGCGGCCGGTTCCTCGACGCGGCGCTGACCGTCCTGACCGAGCGAGGCGTCGCCGGATTGACCGTGCGCGCGGTGGCGGAACAGGCCGGGGCGTCCACGATCACCGTGTACACGCGCTTCGGCGGCCGCACCGGTCTGCTGGACGCCTTGTACGAACGGGCTTTCGACCTGCTGGGCGAAGAACTGCGCGACGTTCCGCGGTCCGACGGCGACGGGATCGCCGACCTGGTGGAGGTCGCACTCGCCTACCGCCGCTTCGCCCTGGAAAGCCCGGCTCGCTACGGCTTGATGTTCGAGCGTTCGGTGCACGACTACGACCCGGATCCCGCGTTGCGATCCGGAGTGCTGCGCACGAGTTTCGCCGAGTTCGTCGCGAAAATCGAACTGGTCTGCCCGCCGGATGTCGTCCCGCAGGAATGCGGCTACCTGCTGTGGACGGCGATGCACGGGCTGGTGAGCGTCGAGCTGACGATCCGCTCGCAAAGCCCGCTCGACGACTGGTTCCTCGACCCGGCCGAGACCGCGCAGGAAACGATGTACCGCCGCGGCGTGCGCGCGACCATCGACGGGCTTGGCCTGCGCAACTGA
- a CDS encoding OsmC family protein: MTQPEPGTVVVTDAGSGRYTQRVTTAGHEFLADEPASVGGADAGPTPYDLLLSALGTCTSMTLRMYADRKGIPLTRTTVRLRHDRIHARDCERCETEVGLISRITREISLEGDLDDAQRARLLEIADKCPVHRTLSHEIAIETHAI, encoded by the coding sequence ATGACCCAGCCGGAACCCGGCACTGTCGTCGTCACCGATGCCGGGAGCGGCCGCTACACCCAGCGCGTCACGACCGCGGGCCACGAATTCCTCGCCGACGAACCGGCGAGCGTGGGCGGCGCGGACGCCGGGCCCACGCCGTACGACCTCCTGCTGTCCGCGCTCGGCACCTGCACCTCGATGACGCTGCGGATGTACGCCGACCGCAAGGGAATCCCGCTGACCCGTACCACCGTCCGGCTCCGGCACGACCGCATCCACGCCCGCGACTGCGAACGCTGCGAGACCGAGGTCGGGTTGATCAGCCGGATCACGCGGGAGATCTCGCTGGAAGGCGACCTCGACGACGCCCAGCGCGCGCGGCTGCTGGAGATCGCGGACAAATGCCCGGTGCACAGGACGCTGAGCCACGAGATCGCGATCGAAACCCACGCGATCTGA
- the coaE gene encoding dephospho-CoA kinase encodes MLRVGLTGGIGAGKSTVANRLAEHGAVVIDSDRIAREVVEPGTPGLAALTEAFGEEILAEDGSLDRPALAARAFADDESRKRLNSIVHPLVGQRTGELMAEAADDAVVVHDVPLLVENDLAPAYHLVLVVDAPVEVRVRRLVEVRGMPEADARARIRAQAAEEQRRAVADVWLDNGGTQDIVLAEVDALWADRLVPFEANLRLRKPRPPASPVISPYDSSWPLQAERRLARLRQIAGSRLVRADHIGSTAVPGLPAKDVLDLQLTVSSLDDADALAEALADAGFPRREGEWWDDPQDGDGKWLKRFHQSADPKRPVNLHVRSTETPAWRLALLFRDWIRAHPDERDNYTEVKEALARKHSADGTVEQYAEEKQGWVNAAFVRAEKWAAQSGWKP; translated from the coding sequence ATGCTGCGAGTGGGCCTGACGGGCGGGATCGGTGCGGGGAAGTCGACGGTGGCGAACCGGCTGGCCGAACACGGGGCGGTCGTCATCGATTCGGACCGCATCGCGCGCGAGGTCGTGGAGCCCGGCACTCCCGGGCTGGCCGCGCTGACGGAGGCGTTCGGCGAGGAAATTCTTGCCGAGGACGGCTCGCTGGACCGTCCCGCGCTCGCCGCGCGCGCGTTCGCGGACGACGAATCTCGGAAGCGGCTGAACTCGATCGTGCATCCGCTGGTCGGGCAGCGCACCGGCGAGCTGATGGCCGAGGCCGCGGATGACGCGGTGGTCGTGCACGACGTCCCGCTGCTCGTGGAAAACGATCTCGCGCCCGCGTATCACCTGGTGCTGGTGGTCGACGCGCCGGTGGAGGTGCGGGTGCGCCGGCTGGTCGAGGTGCGCGGCATGCCCGAGGCCGACGCCCGGGCGCGGATCCGGGCGCAGGCCGCGGAGGAACAGCGCCGCGCGGTCGCGGACGTCTGGCTCGACAACGGCGGGACGCAGGACATCGTGCTCGCCGAGGTGGACGCGTTGTGGGCGGACCGGCTGGTGCCGTTCGAGGCGAATCTTCGGCTGCGGAAACCGCGTCCGCCCGCCTCGCCGGTGATCTCGCCGTACGACTCGAGCTGGCCGCTGCAGGCCGAACGCCGGCTGGCGCGGCTGCGGCAGATCGCGGGTTCGCGGCTGGTGCGCGCAGACCACATCGGGTCCACCGCTGTGCCGGGCTTGCCCGCCAAGGACGTCCTCGACCTTCAGCTCACAGTGTCCTCTTTGGACGATGCGGATGCGCTAGCCGAAGCGCTCGCCGACGCCGGTTTCCCGCGCCGCGAAGGCGAATGGTGGGACGATCCGCAGGACGGCGACGGGAAGTGGCTCAAACGGTTCCACCAGAGCGCCGACCCGAAGCGGCCGGTGAACCTGCACGTCCGGTCCACCGAAACCCCGGCGTGGCGGCTCGCGCTGCTGTTCCGCGACTGGATCCGCGCGCACCCGGACGAGCGCGACAACTACACCGAGGTGAAGGAAGCACTGGCGCGCAAGCATTCCGCGGACGGCACGGTCGAGCAGTACGCGGAGGAGAAACAGGGCTGGGTCAACGCGGCGTTCGTGCGCGCGGAGAAGTGGGCCGCGCAGAGCGGCTGGAAGCCCTGA
- the thrS gene encoding threonine--tRNA ligase: MCARLAFREETAMPDHRKLGRELGLFGSDPLIGAGLPYLLPDGAAVRHVLEEYVREVERRAGYQHVSSPVLGKRELYELSGHWAHYRDDMFPPMDLGGEQVVLRPSLCPHHALIYRSRARSHRDLPVRLAELGGMYRAELSGVLGGLSRVRAIQLNDAHIFCLPEQVGAEVRSALALIRRVYDDLGLKAARYRLSLPDNRGKYAGAAEAWERAAEVLVGALDGIEYERGPGEAAFYGPKIDVQIADSSGRESTLSTVQVDLHQPEQFGLEYVGPDGRAHRPVLVHRAVLGSLERVLAKLIEEHGGAFPPWLAPVQVAVLPVGDAELPAASAVAEQAMDAGLRAEVVPADRGSLGARIRDRRLVPYQAVIGAREAAAELVAPRLRDGRRLDPLPGKEFVAAVTAQAASRSRALWG; this comes from the coding sequence CTGTGCGCTCGCCTCGCCTTCCGTGAGGAGACCGCCATGCCTGACCACCGCAAACTCGGCCGGGAACTCGGCCTGTTCGGCAGCGACCCGCTGATCGGGGCGGGACTGCCGTACCTGCTGCCCGACGGCGCCGCCGTGCGGCACGTGCTGGAGGAGTACGTCCGCGAGGTCGAACGCCGAGCCGGCTACCAGCACGTGTCGTCGCCGGTGCTGGGGAAACGCGAGCTGTACGAGCTTTCCGGCCACTGGGCGCACTACCGCGACGACATGTTCCCGCCGATGGACCTCGGCGGCGAACAGGTCGTGCTGCGGCCGAGCCTGTGCCCGCACCACGCGCTGATCTACCGTTCCCGCGCCCGCAGCCACCGCGACCTGCCGGTGCGGCTGGCCGAACTCGGCGGGATGTACCGCGCCGAACTGTCCGGCGTCCTCGGCGGGCTCAGCCGGGTGCGGGCGATCCAGCTCAACGACGCGCACATTTTCTGCCTGCCCGAGCAGGTCGGCGCGGAGGTGCGGAGCGCGCTCGCGCTGATCCGCCGCGTGTATGACGACCTCGGCCTGAAAGCCGCACGCTACCGCCTTTCCTTGCCGGACAACCGCGGCAAGTACGCCGGTGCCGCCGAAGCGTGGGAGCGCGCGGCGGAGGTGCTCGTCGGCGCGCTCGACGGCATCGAGTACGAACGCGGACCGGGCGAAGCGGCGTTCTACGGCCCGAAGATCGACGTCCAGATCGCCGACAGTTCCGGCCGCGAGTCGACCCTGTCCACCGTGCAGGTCGACCTGCACCAGCCGGAGCAGTTCGGGCTCGAGTACGTCGGCCCGGACGGCCGCGCGCACCGGCCGGTCCTGGTGCACCGCGCGGTGCTCGGCAGCCTGGAACGCGTGCTGGCAAAGCTGATCGAGGAACACGGCGGCGCTTTCCCTCCGTGGCTGGCTCCGGTGCAGGTGGCTGTGCTTCCTGTTGGCGACGCGGAACTCCCGGCGGCGTCAGCGGTCGCGGAGCAGGCGATGGATGCCGGACTGCGCGCTGAGGTGGTTCCGGCGGACCGGGGGAGTCTGGGTGCCCGCATCCGCGACCGTCGGTTGGTGCCGTATCAGGCGGTGATCGGTGCACGCGAGGCTGCGGCGGAGCTGGTCGCACCTCGGCTTCGGGACGGTCGCAGGCTGGATCCGTTGCCGGGGAAGGAGTTCGTGGCCGCGGTCACTGCCCAAGCCGCCTCCCGCTCCAGAGCGCTGTGGGGCTGA
- a CDS encoding transposase family protein: MSKQTVAMAGDLIRKHRRRVGSRWRKASPGRQALLALAVLRHDQRLQDLAGGNGISASTLRRWVLELVSLLAARAPRLGRVLDRLRAAGATLVLVDGTLVRTRRRTGKANRRHYSGKHKRHGLNFQALTDTRGRLLWLSCALPGSTADITAARRHRLLDRLAAAGLALGGDKGYHGLHKDLRARRVIAAENPDPIVITPVKAETNRPLTDAEKISNSVFNGLRCAVERAFAALKTWRILDKLRLNPRHATRLLRALLVLVQYHQKTPHPTP; encoded by the coding sequence GTGTCGAAACAGACCGTCGCGATGGCCGGCGACCTCATCCGCAAGCACCGCAGGAGAGTCGGGTCCCGGTGGCGCAAAGCGTCGCCGGGCAGGCAGGCGCTGCTGGCGCTGGCGGTGCTGCGCCACGACCAGCGCCTGCAGGACCTGGCCGGCGGCAACGGGATCTCCGCCTCGACACTGCGCCGGTGGGTGCTGGAACTCGTCTCGCTGCTGGCCGCCCGCGCGCCCCGGCTCGGCCGGGTCCTGGACCGGCTGCGCGCCGCCGGCGCCACCCTGGTCCTGGTCGACGGCACCCTGGTCCGCACCCGCCGGCGCACCGGGAAAGCCAACCGCCGCCACTACAGCGGCAAACACAAACGCCACGGCCTCAACTTCCAGGCCCTCACCGACACCCGCGGCCGGCTGCTCTGGCTCTCCTGCGCGCTGCCCGGCAGCACCGCCGACATCACCGCCGCCCGCCGCCACCGCCTCCTCGACCGCCTCGCCGCCGCGGGCCTCGCCCTCGGCGGCGACAAGGGCTACCACGGACTGCACAAAGACCTCCGCGCCCGCCGCGTCATCGCCGCGGAAAACCCGGACCCGATCGTGATCACGCCCGTCAAAGCCGAGACCAACCGACCCCTCACCGACGCCGAAAAAATCTCCAACTCCGTCTTCAACGGACTGCGCTGCGCCGTCGAACGAGCCTTCGCCGCTCTCAAAACCTGGCGAATCCTCGACAAACTACGCCTCAACCCCCGCCACGCCACCAGACTGCTCCGCGCACTGCTCGTCCTCGTTCAATATCACCAAAAAACACCCCACCCAACACCCTGA
- a CDS encoding response regulator transcription factor encodes MTITLLIADDHPIVRDGLRGIFTGERGFEVLGEAAHGAEAVTLAEALKPDVVLMDLRMPGTDGVAAITELARLGNPARVLVLTTYDTDSDVLPAIEAGATGYLLKDSPREELFRAVRAAARGEAVLSPAVASRIMGQMRAPAQEPLSQREIEVLNLVARGSTNKEAAKKLFISEATVKTHLLHAYAKLGVKDRAAAVAVAFERGLLGS; translated from the coding sequence ATGACCATCACCCTGCTCATCGCCGACGACCACCCGATCGTCCGCGACGGGCTGCGCGGCATCTTCACCGGCGAACGCGGCTTCGAGGTGTTGGGCGAGGCCGCGCACGGGGCCGAGGCGGTCACGCTCGCCGAGGCGTTGAAGCCGGACGTCGTACTGATGGACCTGCGGATGCCCGGCACCGACGGCGTCGCCGCGATCACCGAACTCGCCCGCCTCGGCAATCCCGCGCGCGTGCTCGTGCTGACCACGTACGACACGGATTCCGACGTGCTGCCCGCGATCGAGGCGGGCGCGACCGGTTACCTGCTGAAGGATTCGCCGCGCGAGGAACTGTTCCGCGCCGTCCGCGCCGCCGCCCGCGGCGAGGCGGTCCTCTCCCCCGCGGTCGCGAGCCGGATCATGGGCCAGATGCGCGCACCGGCCCAGGAACCGTTGTCGCAGCGCGAAATCGAGGTGCTGAATCTCGTCGCGCGGGGGTCGACGAACAAGGAAGCGGCGAAGAAGCTCTTCATCAGCGAGGCGACAGTGAAGACGCATTTGCTGCACGCGTACGCGAAGCTCGGCGTGAAGGACCGCGCGGCCGCGGTGGCGGTGGCTTTTGAGCGCGGTTTGCTCGGGTCGTGA
- a CDS encoding sensor histidine kinase, which yields MRFEDVRDVELDWRGSLMPPAVSQASDKPVRWHRWFAQVETALAWILLVVPTLLSALTDQPNAHRIATVLIAAGAAVWLALTTFALSPKLREHPIAAVAAFAGVVAFGSVLQSRDTYFIIFMVYGFFAAMRMKPMPVAVLGVGITSLLINTMTLGGPIHALSVSPGIWGTIVIVQTAAIGGGGALFAAVGRQNQERKRMLDQLTAAEAENRGLQRQLLMQAREAGVLDERQRLSQEIHDTLAQGFTGIITQLEAAAQARADPAEWERHLASATQLARENLTAARRSVAALHPEPLETATLPEALAEVARLWSERTGVPAEFSTTGTAVPLHPELEATLLRITQEALSNVARHAQAGRAGITLSYMGDEVTLDARDDGVGFDPAQPPTPPSPEGGHGLPGMRRRAERLAGTLHVESEPGGGTAISVRLPAVPAATLDPTEGAS from the coding sequence GTGAGGTTCGAGGACGTCCGGGACGTCGAACTCGACTGGCGCGGTTCGCTGATGCCGCCCGCCGTGTCTCAGGCCAGCGACAAGCCCGTGCGGTGGCATCGATGGTTCGCCCAGGTGGAGACGGCGCTCGCGTGGATTCTCCTGGTCGTCCCGACACTGTTGAGCGCGCTGACCGACCAGCCGAACGCACACCGGATCGCCACCGTGCTGATCGCCGCCGGGGCCGCGGTGTGGCTGGCGCTCACCACTTTCGCGCTCAGCCCGAAGCTGCGCGAGCACCCGATCGCCGCCGTCGCGGCGTTCGCCGGGGTCGTCGCGTTCGGCTCGGTCCTCCAGTCGCGCGACACGTACTTCATCATCTTCATGGTCTACGGGTTCTTCGCGGCGATGCGGATGAAGCCGATGCCGGTCGCGGTGCTCGGCGTCGGCATCACGTCGCTGCTGATCAACACCATGACGCTCGGCGGGCCGATCCACGCGCTTTCGGTGTCGCCGGGCATCTGGGGCACGATCGTGATCGTGCAGACCGCGGCGATCGGCGGCGGCGGCGCGCTTTTCGCCGCGGTGGGCAGGCAAAATCAAGAACGCAAGCGGATGCTCGACCAGCTGACGGCGGCCGAGGCGGAGAACCGCGGGCTGCAGCGGCAGTTGCTCATGCAGGCGCGCGAGGCAGGCGTGCTCGACGAGCGGCAGCGGCTGAGCCAGGAAATCCACGACACGCTCGCGCAGGGGTTCACCGGGATCATCACCCAGCTCGAAGCCGCCGCGCAGGCCCGCGCCGACCCGGCGGAATGGGAACGTCACCTCGCCTCCGCGACCCAGCTCGCGCGGGAAAATCTCACCGCCGCCCGGCGTTCGGTCGCCGCGCTGCACCCGGAGCCGCTCGAAACCGCGACGCTGCCCGAGGCGCTCGCCGAAGTCGCGCGGCTGTGGAGCGAACGCACCGGCGTGCCCGCCGAGTTCTCGACCACCGGGACCGCCGTTCCGCTGCATCCGGAGCTGGAGGCGACCCTGCTGCGGATCACCCAGGAAGCACTGTCCAATGTGGCCAGACACGCGCAGGCGGGCCGAGCCGGGATCACCCTGTCGTACATGGGCGACGAGGTGACGCTGGACGCGCGCGACGACGGCGTCGGCTTCGACCCGGCGCAGCCGCCCACCCCGCCGTCTCCCGAAGGCGGCCACGGCCTGCCCGGCATGCGACGGCGCGCGGAACGGCTCGCCGGAACCCTGCACGTCGAGTCCGAACCGGGCGGCGGCACCGCGATCTCGGTGCGCCTGCCCGCCGTCCCGGCTGCGACACTGGACCCGACCGAGGGGGCCTCATGA
- a CDS encoding ArnT family glycosyltransferase, with product MTTATAPSTPNRALAEFARRPVFLLAAGTAAVLLATAGRYGYFGDELYFLAAGKHLAWGYADQPPVLPFLAWLANSIAPGSLVVFRIPAILATAAGVVFTALIAREMGGERKAQTRAAAAYAICGQFVGSGHYLATSTVDPLLWTIVLWLLVRWIRTRDDNLLLWLGVATAVGLNVKFLIGGFWAVTAITALIFGPRDLLRRPKLWLGAAIAAVACLPTLLWQASNGWPQLGMGDAVSREVEEAGGRAMFVPALLAGAGWVIGALGVLYGLTVLVGSSRLRAYRFLGWTALGVFALFLIGNGRFYYAAGTFGLLWAAAAVHLQDRPRPALWWRWVPTWPVFVLSALYSLPYALPVWPEQWLVEHPTAPRPAYAMEEYGWPDLAASVAKQYRALPPEQRTRTALVTGGYWQAGALGRYGPDQGLPEACSASRGFWYFGRPDDKADTVLFVGREPAKLAAHFRSARIVGEVDNRLGVPNASRHMPIWQLDGRIGGWAEIWPQLKDLKA from the coding sequence GTGACCACGGCCACCGCACCGAGCACGCCGAACCGCGCGCTCGCCGAGTTCGCTCGGCGGCCGGTCTTCCTGCTCGCCGCGGGGACCGCCGCCGTACTCCTCGCCACCGCCGGCCGCTACGGCTACTTCGGCGACGAGCTGTACTTCCTCGCCGCGGGCAAACACCTCGCGTGGGGGTACGCGGACCAGCCGCCGGTGCTGCCGTTCCTCGCCTGGCTGGCGAACTCGATCGCGCCGGGCTCGCTCGTCGTGTTCCGGATCCCGGCGATACTGGCGACCGCCGCGGGCGTGGTGTTCACCGCGCTCATCGCCCGCGAGATGGGCGGCGAACGCAAGGCGCAGACCCGCGCCGCCGCGGCGTACGCGATCTGCGGGCAGTTCGTCGGCAGCGGCCACTACCTCGCGACGTCCACTGTGGACCCGCTGCTGTGGACGATCGTGCTGTGGCTGCTGGTGCGCTGGATCCGCACCCGCGACGACAATCTGCTGCTGTGGCTCGGCGTCGCGACGGCGGTCGGGCTGAACGTGAAGTTCCTGATCGGCGGGTTCTGGGCGGTCACGGCAATCACCGCGCTCATTTTCGGACCGCGAGACCTGTTGCGCCGCCCGAAACTGTGGCTGGGCGCGGCGATCGCCGCAGTCGCGTGTTTGCCGACGTTGCTCTGGCAGGCCTCGAACGGCTGGCCGCAGCTCGGCATGGGCGACGCGGTGTCGCGCGAAGTCGAGGAGGCGGGCGGCCGGGCGATGTTCGTGCCAGCGCTGCTCGCCGGGGCCGGTTGGGTCATCGGCGCGCTAGGCGTGCTGTACGGACTGACGGTGCTGGTCGGCAGTTCTCGGCTGCGCGCGTACCGATTCCTCGGTTGGACCGCGCTCGGCGTCTTCGCGCTCTTCCTGATCGGCAACGGCCGGTTCTATTACGCCGCAGGCACTTTCGGCTTGTTGTGGGCGGCTGCCGCAGTACATCTGCAGGACCGGCCGCGGCCCGCGCTGTGGTGGCGCTGGGTGCCGACGTGGCCGGTGTTCGTCCTGTCCGCGCTGTACAGCCTTCCCTACGCGCTCCCGGTGTGGCCGGAGCAGTGGCTGGTCGAGCATCCGACCGCGCCGCGCCCGGCGTACGCGATGGAGGAGTACGGCTGGCCGGATCTGGCCGCGTCCGTCGCCAAGCAGTACCGCGCGCTGCCACCCGAGCAGCGAACCCGCACCGCGCTCGTCACCGGCGGCTACTGGCAGGCGGGCGCGCTCGGCCGGTACGGGCCTGATCAGGGCCTGCCCGAGGCGTGCAGCGCCAGCCGCGGATTCTGGTACTTCGGGCGGCCGGACGACAAGGCGGACACCGTGCTGTTCGTCGGCCGCGAACCGGCGAAGCTGGCGGCGCACTTCCGGTCCGCGCGCATCGTCGGCGAGGTCGACAACCGGCTCGGCGTCCCGAATGCCAGCCGGCACATGCCGATCTGGCAGCTCGACGGCCGGATCGGCGGCTGGGCCGAGATCTGGCCGCAGCTCAAGGATCTGAAGGCGTGA
- a CDS encoding ArnT family glycosyltransferase — protein sequence MTATQEETTANRSVAPFARMPVFGIAALMAVPLVLTANNYGYFGDELYFLAAGRHLAWGYVDQPPLLPLLARAMDAIAPDSLFVLRLPAMLAMLAGVVFAALIARELGGRTRAQVITAATFAACTNFVAGGHYLATSTLDPFLWTVLLWLVVRWIRTRRDGLLLWAGVVTALALYVKFLIGGFWIVAGIALLICGPRELLRRPMLWAGAAIAALALVPTLVWQAQHGWPQLSMGAAISNEVGESWGGRLSWLPQVLLLAGVPVGAVLLGYGLWRLLRSPRLRSYRFLAWTTLALAVVFIAVNGRSYYIAGMFAPCWAVAAVELERGQASRWWRWIPTWPVFVLSALLMLPAALPVWPHSWVEKNPSLPTPAFSFGEVGWPEAAQSVARAFHRVPDPAHTAIVGETYWTASALDRYGPDLGLPEPTSPNRGYATLVTPPDSARDVLFVGFDPRPLLGHFAHLEPVGTVTTGNAKPSVLDGTPMWLATARRQPWPEIWPHLANTGA from the coding sequence ATGACTGCGACACAGGAAGAAACCACGGCCAACCGCTCGGTCGCGCCGTTCGCCCGGATGCCCGTGTTCGGCATCGCCGCCCTGATGGCGGTGCCGCTGGTGCTCACCGCGAACAACTACGGCTACTTCGGCGACGAGCTGTACTTTCTCGCCGCCGGACGGCATCTGGCCTGGGGTTACGTGGACCAGCCGCCGCTGCTGCCGCTGCTCGCCCGCGCGATGGACGCGATCGCGCCGGACTCGCTGTTCGTCCTGCGGCTCCCGGCGATGCTGGCGATGCTCGCCGGGGTCGTGTTCGCCGCGCTCATCGCCCGCGAACTCGGCGGCCGCACCCGCGCGCAGGTCATCACTGCCGCGACCTTCGCCGCCTGCACGAATTTCGTGGCCGGCGGCCACTACCTGGCGACCTCGACGCTGGATCCGTTCCTCTGGACCGTCCTGCTCTGGCTGGTCGTCCGCTGGATCCGGACCCGGCGCGACGGCCTGCTGCTGTGGGCCGGAGTCGTCACCGCGCTCGCGTTGTACGTGAAGTTCCTGATCGGCGGATTCTGGATCGTCGCCGGGATCGCGCTGCTGATCTGCGGTCCGCGCGAACTGCTGCGCCGTCCGATGCTGTGGGCGGGCGCCGCGATCGCCGCACTGGCGCTGGTCCCCACGCTGGTCTGGCAGGCGCAGCACGGCTGGCCGCAGCTCAGCATGGGCGCGGCGATCTCGAACGAGGTCGGCGAATCCTGGGGCGGGCGGCTGTCCTGGCTCCCGCAGGTGCTGCTGCTCGCGGGCGTCCCGGTCGGGGCCGTGCTGCTCGGCTACGGCCTGTGGCGGCTGCTGCGTTCGCCGCGGTTGCGTTCCTACCGCTTCCTCGCCTGGACCACGCTCGCGCTCGCGGTGGTGTTCATCGCGGTGAACGGCCGGTCGTATTACATCGCGGGCATGTTCGCGCCGTGCTGGGCGGTCGCGGCGGTGGAACTGGAGCGCGGACAAGCGTCGCGATGGTGGCGCTGGATCCCGACGTGGCCGGTCTTCGTGCTCTCCGCACTGCTGATGCTGCCTGCCGCGCTGCCGGTCTGGCCGCATTCCTGGGTCGAGAAGAACCCGTCGCTGCCGACGCCAGCCTTCTCCTTCGGCGAGGTCGGCTGGCCAGAAGCCGCGCAATCAGTCGCCCGCGCGTTCCATCGGGTGCCCGACCCGGCACACACGGCGATCGTCGGCGAGACGTATTGGACCGCGAGCGCGCTCGACCGTTATGGCCCGGATCTGGGCCTGCCCGAGCCGACCAGCCCGAATCGCGGGTACGCCACCCTGGTCACGCCGCCCGATTCGGCGCGCGACGTCTTGTTCGTCGGATTCGATCCTCGACCGCTGCTCGGGCACTTCGCCCACCTCGAGCCGGTCGGAACCGTGACGACCGGGAACGCGAAGCCGAGTGTGCTCGACGGCACGCCGATGTGGCTCGCGACCGCGAGGCGGCAGCCGTGGCCGGAAATCTGGCCCCACCTGGCGAACACCGGCGCTTGA